From Quercus lobata isolate SW786 chromosome 1, ValleyOak3.0 Primary Assembly, whole genome shotgun sequence, one genomic window encodes:
- the LOC115955351 gene encoding uncharacterized protein LOC115955351, which yields MHLQRVADKIMCRAFPAMLMRPIRIWFNRLTPNSISTFKELSTQFALHFIRGHKYKKSTACLMNIRQLEDKMLRSYITCLNKEAFSIDEADDKILVAAFMNGLWKGKFLFSLYKNDPKSMSDMLYRTTKYMNAEDALLAQEKKPKKRKRQDDIRQDRGWKMAWTKERQEDKHFKPLTGKCKSFTSLTAPIDQVLMQIKDEKALTFPSKLKGDPNKRSRDKYCHFHHDYGYDTADCYDLKQ from the coding sequence atgcaccttcaaagAGTGGCGGACAAGATTATGTGCAGAGCCTTCCCCGCCATGCTAATGAGACCCATAAGGATCTGGTTCAACAGGTTGACGCCCAACTCTATTAGTACCTTCAAGGAGTTAAGCACCCAATTCGCCTTACACTTCATCAGGGGACACAAGTATAAGAAGTCCACTGCATGCCTAATGAATATTAGGCAACTAGAGGACAAGATGCTGAGATCTTACATAACTTGCTTAAACAAGGAGGCCTTTTCAATCGACGAAGCTGACGACAAGATACTCGTGGCTGCATTCATGAATGGGTTGTGGAAGGGTAAGTTCCTATTTTCTCTATATAAGAACGACCCAAAGTCTATGTCAGATATGCTTTACAGGACGACCAAGTACATGAACGCAGAAGACGCACTACTAGCCCAAGAAAAAAAGcccaagaaaaggaaaagacagGATGACATACGACAGGATAGGGGGTGGAAGATGGCTTGGACCAAAGAACGGCAGGAGGACAAGCACTTTAAGCCCCTTACAGGGAAGTGCAAGAGCTTCACCTCGCTGACTGCTCCAATCGACCAGGTCTTGATGCAAATTAAGGATGAAAAAGCCCTGACCTTTCCTAGCAAGCTAAAGGGAGATCCTAATAAGAGGTCTAGAGATAAGTATTGCCACTTCCATCATGATTACGGTTATGACACAGCTGACTGCTACGACTTGAAACAATAA